A window of Bacillota bacterium genomic DNA:
TGTTCCATTGAAACCACCCACGGGTGATTTTCTTTGACTTTTTCTTCTTAAACCACAACTCCTATCATTTTTTGTTTTTTAAGGAACCAAAGGCAACAAGTTCCTTACTTATTTTCCCGTTTTTAGAGGATTTATCAGGGTAATGTCGAATGGACAAGTAAGTTGGCGTCTTCAGTTAACCACGAAGAACCAACAGGAATAATACGGGACGCTCGAAAACAATTGCCTTTTATCCTATTTAATTTCGATTCATAAGGAACCGATGTAATAAGAAGACGCAGGCATGGATTTCGGCGTCCGGTGGGAGTGACTCTATTGGTAAGGCTGTACAATGTCACCAAGGTATACCAGAACGCGGTCAAGGCCCTTACGGACGTGACCATCACGTTGAACAAAGGGGATTTCCTCTTTGTCACAGGGCCGAGCGGCGCGGGAAAGACCACGCTTATCAGGCTCATTTGTCGTGAGGAACTGCCCACACGGGGTCAGGTAATTTTCGACGGCAAGAATATCGGGCGGTTGAAGCACAAGGAAGTGGCGCTCTTTCGCCGGCGTATCGGCATGGTTTTTCAGGACTTCCGCTTGCTGCCGCGGAAAACCGTATTTGAGAACGTAGCCCTGGCCCTCGAAATCAACGGTATACCCTGGCGCGAGATCAAAAGGCGGGTTCCCGAGGTCCTGGATCAGGTCGGACTTCTTACCAAGGCAGGTTCCTTCCCCGGTCAGCTATCGGGGGGAGAGCAGCAGCGAGTGTCGCTCGCCAGGGCTCTGGTCAACCGGCCCTGTCTGGTTATGGCGGACGAGCCTACCGGAAACCTCGATACGGAAAACGCCCGTGAGCTTATCAGGCTTCTCCTTGAGATAAACCGGGAGGGCACCACCGTTTTAATGGCGACTCACGCACTGGATATTGTCAACGCGCTGGACAAAAAGATTATAAGTCTAAATGAAGGCC
This region includes:
- the ftsE gene encoding cell division ATP-binding protein FtsE, which translates into the protein MVRLYNVTKVYQNAVKALTDVTITLNKGDFLFVTGPSGAGKTTLIRLICREELPTRGQVIFDGKNIGRLKHKEVALFRRRIGMVFQDFRLLPRKTVFENVALALEINGIPWREIKRRVPEVLDQVGLLTKAGSFPGQLSGGEQQRVSLARALVNRPCLVMADEPTGNLDTENARELIRLLLEINREGTTVLMATHALDIVNALDKKIISLNEGRLVEYEARGSYLYGT